gaagaagaagaagagaacccAGTACGAGAAAAAGAGAAGGCGGCAAAGGGAAAAGGGCAGGTAGGAGCAGAAGAAGGGAACGGGAATCGGATCCGACCTGAATTCCCAAACGGTCGGGTCAAGAGGATAATGAAGCTGGACAGGGACATCAACAAGATCAACTCGGAAGCCCTACTCCTCGTCTCGTACTCCGCCCAGCTTTTCCTCGAATTCCTGGCGGAGCGGTCAGCGGAGGTCGCGACGGAGAGGAAGCGCAAGGTCGTGAAGCTAGAGCACATGCGAGTCGCGGTCAAGAGGCACCGCCCGACATGCGATTTCCTAATCGATGAGCTTCCCGTGCCCTCTCAGCCGTTCGATCATCCGGCAATCGACCGGAGTCAAGGTCACTCTGTCGCCAGTAGTTCAGCCCCAGCTAAACGAGACCGGAGCCGCACCGCTGCCGCTAGACCAGCCCCAGCGGGCACTCGTCGGATCGATGGTTTCTTTCACAAGCTGACAAAAAAAGCCCCGATTCAGACAGAAGAAACCCCAATTGAGATCGACGAAGCGCCAATCGAGAGCGACGATGCCCCAATTGAGATCGACGAAACACCAATCGAGAGCGACGATGCCCCAATCGAGAGCGACGATGCCCCAATCGAGAACGACGAAGCACCAATCGAGAACGACGAAGCACCAATCGAGAGCGACGATGCCCCAATTGAGAGCGACGATGTCCCAATTGAGGTCGATGATGCCGCAATTGAGAGTGACGAAGCTTCAATGGAGAACGAAGAACCCCTAAATGAGACCCACGGAGCCCCAATTGAGATCCACGAGTCATAATCTCAGGTCTTTGTTGGTCGAAAAATGAAACATTTTGTTTGGTCAGGTTGTGTAATGGTGAGAAATCCATGGAAACAGGGAGTCTGATtccaatttttgtaattatttatctaattaTCCAATGCATTTGATATTTTGATCTTGGCGGATATTGATTACAATGTGCTGTATGCAAGTTTTTCTATAAGTCTTATATGATGTTTTAATCGATTTGCTTCTTGTCATCATCGTCGATGAGAAGTGGGGTATTGAAACTGGAAGGGGATATTTCGTCTCTTAGTTTTGTTCATGAGAAATGATTGAGTTTCATGTTTTTCTATGTATATGATATCGAAAACAGAGCAAATAGATTAGATTAATTTAGTGCATGAGCAACAGGGACAAACCTTTGTTGAAGACTGTCAAAGAGACGAGAAAAGCACAAGGCATGCCCTACATTGCTCACATATTTCGCAATAGACTCGTAAGTTATGAGGTATAACTATCAATGCCGTTCAGTGGGGATGGGGAAAAACTCTACCATTCTGCTCCCATGTATGTTTGTGCGTAGTTCAAAACAGAATTCTTTACTTTCTGGCCTGTGTTCATATAGCTTTGATttgctttctcttttcttttcattttcaataTGGAAGGTTACCGAAAATATGCTTAATATTTTACTTTTTCTAACTGCAGTACATGGTAGTAATAAGAAAACAAtcttagaacttatttatttgcATTTGCAATTACAGATGTCTAAAAGCTCTAGACATTTCTGCTGGTACAGGGGTGATTTTTAAATACAGGCTCTTGCTGAAATGCTGAACTGAACTTATTTTTCTGCACGATCTGTTAGGTATTTCCGCGCTACTAACTCTCGCACACCTCTGCTCTTTGTCCTCCCTTAGGACAAGACGATTGACAACTCAGACACAATAATCAGGGAGATTGTGGGCCAGAAAATGTTGATACCACCGAAGCTGTTTCATCTCTAAGGTGAGAAACAAGGCCAGGTCGAGCGAACAACTTTTGTCTATGTGCCTTTTTACCTTCCTTTATAAAGGAGATGCCTTGAGTAGCTGAGTTTATGCTGTGTGGCCCCAATTGCTGAAGGCCCAGTGAAAGCCTTCTGTTTAGAGGCATGGCGTTGCTAAAACCTCCGTTCACACTCCTGATTGAAGTTCGCCTTGTACTGGTGCTTGGCCTGGTTATGACCAAATTTTCTTGCTCGACTACTACTTGGCTTTGGACCTTCTTCATTTCCTGTGAGGGAAAGCTTGCCTCGTCATGTTGGtaagaaattccaaaaacacaggCCAGAGGACCATTGTGGAATGAGAAATTGTTATTTCGGGTTACATGCGACTAGATGTCTTACTGGAAAACTACAAACATATGAATGAAGACACAACACTTTCGTGAACCTTTCATTGTattgtaaaataaaactaaCCCGTTGTCTTTGCTTGtcctcctccttttcttgcCTTAGCACATTATACTCTTCCAACATTGCTAGGAGAGGTACCTGCATGACATGTTTTTCATGAACTGTATTTGACTGCACTACCAGTCTGCCAGAGAGAGAGCATGGAATATTTTTTAAGACACCCATCAGTACAGTGTAAAGAAGGTAGATACCGTGATATTCCGTTGAAGTACAAAACTGTGAGACATTCATAGAATCCTGGAACAATAGTTTCATAATTCGTTGTCATCCTTAATCCATATATTTCCAGCTTTTGTTATCTTCTTATCACATCGATCAATGGTTGCTTTTTAAAGATAATAGTTATGAAACAAGAGGTGGCATTTAACATTTGTATGTGCATTCATCTAATGAGGTCCCACTAGtccaaaaattgagaaaaatatataatgtttgAGTGGAAAAAGGTCTCCCAAAAACACCAGTCTTTGGATTCAGATTCTGAAATTCCAATTATTCCTTCTTTTGAgtgatttttctttgattatGGAAATTTGTTGAACTTGAACTTCTCTACTCTAGTTTCAATACAGTATAACATAGTGTATTAAATTGTATCGGTCAGGACTCGGATGCTATTCA
This Pyrus communis chromosome 6, drPyrComm1.1, whole genome shotgun sequence DNA region includes the following protein-coding sequences:
- the LOC137738407 gene encoding uncharacterized protein, translated to MAEEEIAAREEQNPAGEEENPAQDEEENPADEEENPAVEEENPAGEEDEEEIPADEEENPAVEEGNPAAEEENLAGEEESPAQEEEENPAQEEEEEEENPVREKEKAAKGKGQVGAEEGNGNRIRPEFPNGRVKRIMKLDRDINKINSEALLLVSYSAQLFLEFLAERSAEVATERKRKVVKLEHMRVAVKRHRPTCDFLIDELPVPSQPFDHPAIDRSQGHSVASSSAPAKRDRSRTAAARPAPAGTRRIDGFFHKLTKKAPIQTEETPIEIDEAPIESDDAPIEIDETPIESDDAPIESDDAPIENDEAPIENDEAPIESDDAPIESDDVPIEVDDAAIESDEASMENEEPLNETHGAPIEIHES